Within Lysobacterales bacterium, the genomic segment TGGGCGCTGGTGTTCGACGCCATCGGCATGGAGGCGATCATCGCCATGGCCGTGTTCCTGGGCATCCTGGTGATCGGCTTCGTCTACGAATGGAAGAAGGGGGCGCTGGAATGGGAATGAGCGACCACCGGACCCCGGACGCCGCCGTCTCCACCTCGTTCTGGCGCAATCCCGAACCGACCGGCATCGTCGACGACATCCTGCGGCCCGACGGGCTGCTCGCCGAGCAGGGCTACACCACCACCACGCTGGAGGCGCTGGTCGCCTGGGCCCGTACCGGCTCGATGTGGCCGATGACCTTCGGCCTGGCCTGCTGCGCGGTCGAGATGATGCACGCCGGCGCGGCGCGCCTCGACCTCGACCGCTACGGCGTCGTGTTCCGGCCCAGCCCGCGCCAGTCCGACGTGATGATCGTCGCCGGCACCCTGGTCAACAAGATGGCCCCGGCGCTGCGCAAGGTCTACGACCAGATGCCCGACCCCAAGTGGGTGATCTCGATGGGCAGCTGCGCCAATGGTGGCGGCTACTACCACTATTCCTACGCCGTGGTCCGCGGCTGCGACCGCATCGTGCCGGTGGACGTCTACGTGCCCGGCTGCCCGCCCACGGCCGAAGCGCTGATCTACGGCATCCTGCAGTTGCAGAAGAAGATCCGGCGCGGCAACACGATCAGGCGCTGAGGAGTGCAGGCGTGACAGACGCGAACAGCGACGGCCTCGGCGGCCGTCTCCAGGCACACTTCGGCGCCCGCCTTCTGGGCCTGGCCGAGGCGGGCGGCGAGACCACCATCGAACTGGCGCCCGGCGACTGGGACTCGGCCTGCCGGGAACTGCGCGACGCCTTCGGCTTCGAGCAGCTGGTCGACCTGTGCGGTGTCGACTACCTGGGCTACGGCGAGGGCGAGTGGGACGTCTCCGACGTCAGCGCCGAGGGCTTCTCGCGCGGCGTCGAGGGCATCGCCGGCCCCGGCCGCTTCCGCTGGGAGGACCGCCCGGCCGCGGCCACCGCGCCGCGCCGCTACGCGGTGGTCGCCCACCTGCTGTCGGTGTCGCGCAACCTGCGCCTGCGCATCCGCTGCTTCGCGCCCGACGACGCGTTGCCGGTGGTTCCCTCGCTGTGCGAGGTGTGGCCGGGCGTCAACTGGTTCGAGCGCGAGGCCTTCGACCTGTACGGCGTGGTCTTCGAGGGCCATCCGGACCTGCGCCGCATCCTCACCGACTACGGCTTCATCGGCCACCCGTTCCGCAAGGATTTCCCGCTGATCGGCAACGTCGAGGTCCGCTACGACCCGGAGAAGGGCAGGGTGGTCTACGAGCCGGTGACCTCGGTGGAGCCGCGCGTCGGCGTGCCGCGCGTGGTCCGCGACGACGCCCGTTTCGAAACCGCCCGCGCCGAGTCGGTCGCGCGCCGCGCTGCCGGGGACTGAACATGGAGATCCAGAGCTACACCATGAACTTCGGGCCGCAGCATCCGGCGGCCCACGGCGTGCTGCGCCTGGTCCTGGAGATGGAGGGCGAGACCGTGCTGCGCGCCGACCCGCACGTCGGCCTGCTGCACCGCGCCACCGAGAAGCTGGCGGAATCCAAGCCGTTCAACCAGTCGATCGGCTACATGGATCGGCTCGACTACGTGTCGATGATGTGCAACGAGCACGCCTACGTGCGCGCCATCGAGGCCCTGATGGGCATCGAGGCGCCGGTGCGCGCCCAGTACATCCGCACGATGTTCGACGAGATCACCCGCATCCTGAATCACCTGATGTGGGTCGGAACCAACGGCCTCGACCTCGGCGCCATGGCGATGTTCCTGTACGCGTTCCGCGAACGCGAGGAACTGATGGACTGCTACGAGGCGGTCAGCGGCGCGCGCATGCACGCCACCTACTACCGGCCCGGCGGCGTCTACCGCGACCTGCCCGACGCCATGCCGCGCTACCGCGAGTCGCCCTGGCACAAGGGCAA encodes:
- a CDS encoding NADH-quinone oxidoreductase subunit B translates to MSDHRTPDAAVSTSFWRNPEPTGIVDDILRPDGLLAEQGYTTTTLEALVAWARTGSMWPMTFGLACCAVEMMHAGAARLDLDRYGVVFRPSPRQSDVMIVAGTLVNKMAPALRKVYDQMPDPKWVISMGSCANGGGYYHYSYAVVRGCDRIVPVDVYVPGCPPTAEALIYGILQLQKKIRRGNTIRR
- a CDS encoding NADH-quinone oxidoreductase subunit C, with amino-acid sequence MTDANSDGLGGRLQAHFGARLLGLAEAGGETTIELAPGDWDSACRELRDAFGFEQLVDLCGVDYLGYGEGEWDVSDVSAEGFSRGVEGIAGPGRFRWEDRPAAATAPRRYAVVAHLLSVSRNLRLRIRCFAPDDALPVVPSLCEVWPGVNWFEREAFDLYGVVFEGHPDLRRILTDYGFIGHPFRKDFPLIGNVEVRYDPEKGRVVYEPVTSVEPRVGVPRVVRDDARFETARAESVARRAAGD